A DNA window from Camelina sativa cultivar DH55 chromosome 17, Cs, whole genome shotgun sequence contains the following coding sequences:
- the LOC104759854 gene encoding receptor-like protein kinase At3g21340 has product MKYFHGVLCVFIITFAFTHVGAQDQNGFITLDCGLLPDGSPYTNPSTGLTFTSDSSFIASGKNGRVSKDSERNFEKAFITLRYFPDGERNCYSLKVTQGTNYLIRASFLYGNYDGLNTIPNFDLFIGPNKWTTVNFNGTEGGLFEEMIHMSRSSSLHICLVKTGTTTPMISTLELRPLRSDTYISANGSSLQLFFRGYLDDSVPVLRYPDDVYDRRWFPFTNKEWTLVTTTLNVNTTNGFDLPQGAMASAATRENDNGTWEFPWSLKDSTTRFHIYLHFAEIETLLANETREFNVFLNGKLFYGPYSPTSLSIGTMSTQPESTLTCKGGSCLLQLVKTTKSTLPPLINAIELFTVVEFPQSETNQDEVSAIKKIQIDYGLSRINWQGDPCVPEQFLWAGLKCNNTDSSNPPTITFLNLSSSALTGMITSSIQNLTHLQELDLSNNDLVGGVPEFLADIKSLLILNLSGNNFSGQLPQKLLQKKGLKLNVDGNHRLICTEGPCVNKSGESGHPKKSIIVPVVSSVALIAVLVAALILFFVLKNKNSSRSKANNRTSRSSEPPRITRKKIFTYAEVIEMTNNFETVLGKGGFGMVYHGYVNGTEPVAVKVLSHASNHGHKQFKAEVELLLRVHHKNLVSLVGYCEKGKELALVYEYMANGDLKEFFSGKRGDDVLRWETRLQIALEAAQGLEYLHKGCKPPIIHRDVKTANILLDEHFRAKLADFGLSRSLLNDGESHVSTVVAGTIGYLDPEYYRTNRMTEKSDVYSFGVVLLEIITNRPVIEQSREKPHIAEWVNLMIIIGDIRKIVDPSLKKDYHSDSVWKFVELAMTCVNASSIARPTMSQVVTELTECITLENSRGGKSHNMGSESSRDMTMIFDTEVNPVAR; this is encoded by the exons atgaagTATTTTCATGGAGTTTTATGTGTGTTCATCATCACATTTGCTTTTACACATGTTGGGGCTCAGGATCAAAATG GATTTATCACTTTGGATTGTGGTCTGTTACCTGATGGGTCTCCATATACCAATCCATCTACGGGATTGACATTCACTTCAGATTCTAGTTTCATCGCGAGTGGAAAGAACGGTCGAGTCAGTAAGGATTCTGAGCGAAACTTCGAAAAGGCTTTTATAACTCTGCGATATTTTCCAGATGGAGAAAGAAACTGTTATAGCCTGAAGGTCACGCAAGGAACAAATTACTTGATTAGAGCATCTTTCTTATATGGAAATTATGATGGTCTTAATACTATCCCAAATTTTGATCTATTTATTGGCCCTAATAAGTGGACAACTGTGAACTTTAATGGAACCGAAGGTGGTCTGTTTGAGGAGATGATTCACATGTCTAGGTCAAGCTCTTTGCATATTTGTCTTGTCAAGACTGGAACAACCACGCCGATGATATCAACCTTGGAGCTACGACCACTGAGAAGTGATACTTACATTAGTGCCAATGGGAGCTCATTGCAACTCTTTTTCAGAGGTTATCTTGACGATTCAGTTCCCGTTTTACG GTACCCTGATGATGTCTATGACCGGAGATGGTTCCCATTCACTAATAAGGAGTGGACACTTGTAACTACCACTCTCAATGTAAACACTACAAATGGTTTTGATCTACCACAAGGTGCAATGGCATCGGCTGCAACCCGTGAAAATGATAATGGGACATGGGAATTTCCATGGAGCTTAAAGGATTCTACAACACGGTTTCACATTTACCTTCACTTCGCAGAGATTGAAACTTTGTTAGCCAATGAGACCAGGGAATTCAATGTGTTTCTGAATGGAAAACTTTTTTATGGACCATATAGTCCTACCAGTTTAAGTATAGGAACTATGAGCACACAACCCGAATCGACACTGACATGCAAAGGAGGGAGTTGCCTGTTGCAGCTAGTGAAAACAACAAAGTCAACTCTTCCTCCTCTCATCAACGCTATTGAACTTTTTACAGTTGTTGAGTTTCCTCAGTCAGAAACGAACCAAGATGAAG TGAGTGCCATCAAGAAGATCCAAATTGATTATGGATTGAGTAGAATTAATTGGCAAGGAGATCCATGTGTCCCGGAACAATTTCTGTGGGCTGGTTTAAAATGCAACAACACTGATAGCTCTAATCCACCAACGATCACTTTCCT AAACTTGTCTTCAAGTGCATTAACTGGGATGATCACATCTTCCATCCAGAATTTGACCCATCTACAAGAGTT GGATTTGTCAAATAACGACTTGGTTGGGGGTGTGCCTGAGTTTCTAGCTGACATAAAATCGCTCTTGATCCT AAACTTAAGTGGAAACAATTTTAGTGGTCAACTTCCTCAAAAGCTTCTACAAAAGAAAGGATTAAAGTTAAA TGTTGACGGCAACCATAGGCTTATTTGCACAGAAGGACCATGTGTAAATAAATCTGGAGAAAGTGGACATCCCAAAAAGAGTATAATTGTACCAGTTGTTTCGTCCGTTGCTTTAATAGCTGTTCTTGTAGCtgcattgattttgttttttgttcttaaaaataaaaattcatcaCGGAGTAAAG CAAATAATAGAACTTCAAGATCATCCGAGCCACCAAGGATAAcgagaaagaaaatatttacttATGCAGAAGTTATTGAAATGACAAATAACTTTGAAACTGTTCTTGGGAAAGGAGGGTTTGGTATGGTTTATCATGGATATGTAAATGGTACAGAGCCGGTTGCTGTTAAAGTACTCTCACATGCTTCAAACCATGGCCATAAACAATTCAAGGCAGAG GTTGAACTTCTTTTAAGAGTTCATCACAAGAATTTGGTAAGCCTAGTTGGATACTGCGAAAAAGGGAAGGAACTGGCGCTCGTCTATGAATACATGGCTAATGGAGACTTAAAAGAGTTTTTTTCAG GGAAGCGCGGTGATGATGTTTTAAGGTGGGAAACTAGGTTACAAATAGCACTCGAGGCCGCACAAG gTTTGGAGTACTTACATAAAGGATGCAAACCACCAATTATTCATAGAGATGTCAAAACAGCAAATATATTGTTGGATGAACACTTCCGAGCCAAACTTGCTGACTTTGGACTTTCGAGATCACTTCTAAACGACGGAGAAAGTCATGTCTCCACGGTTGTAGCAGGAACTATTGGTTACCTTGATCCAGA ATATTATAGAACAAATAGGATGACAGAGAAGAGTGATGTGTATAGTTTCGGGGTCGTTTTATTGGAGATCATAACAAATCGACCCGTGATTGAGCAGAGTCGCGAAAAGCCACACATAGCGGAATGGGTGAATTTAATGATTATCATAGGAGATATTAGAAAAATTGTTGATCCAAGTCTCAAGAAGGATTACCACTCTGATTCAGTTTGGAAATTTGTGGAGCTAGCAATGACTTGTGTGAATGCATCTTCAATAGCAAGACCGACCATGTCTCAAGTTGTTACCGAATTAACCGAGTGTATAACATTAGAAAACTCAAGGGGTGGGAAAAGTCATAACATGGGCTCTGAGAGTTCTAGAGATATGACCATGATCTTTGATACTGAAGTGAACCCCGTGGCTCGCTAG